A section of the Larus michahellis chromosome 1, bLarMic1.1, whole genome shotgun sequence genome encodes:
- the MKRN1 gene encoding E3 ubiquitin-protein ligase makorin-1 — protein sequence MAEAVALGTTAGAAAAALGTSAAAAAAGATAAAFDFAAVPPPVAGPGGGGWTKQVTCRYFMHGVCKEGDNCRYSHDLSTSQSVMVCRYYQRGCCAYGDRCRYEHTKPLKEEEVTDLDPDEKIYPSVSSDFMLLPETFEEIIAEIEDENADLAAAGVGAEDWVNAVEFVPGQPYCGRAAPSCAEAPLQELQEMVIEEEYEKQQADVEIKKELCPYAAVGECRYGENCVYIHGDVCDMCGLQVLHPIDAAQRSQHIKSCIEAHEKDMELSFAVQRSKDMVCGICMEVVYEKANPSERRFGILSNCSHTYCLKCIRKWRSAKQFESKIIKSCPECRITSNFVIPSEYWVEEKEEKQKLIQKYKEAMSNKPCRYFDEGRGSCPFGGNCFYKHAYPDGRREEPQRPKVGTSSRYRAQRRNRFWEFIEERENGDPFETDEDEVVTFELGEMLLMLLAAGGDDELTDSEDEWDLFHDELEDYYDLDL from the exons ATGGCGGAGGCGGTGGCTCTGGGAACAACGGCGGGCGCCGCGGCGGCTGCTCTGGGAACatccgccgccgcggcggcggcgggagcgacGGCCGCGGCCTTCGACTTCGCAGCGGTGCCGCCGCCCGTCGcggggccgggaggaggcggctggACCAAGCAGGTCACTTGCAG ATATTTCATGCATGGAGTTTGCAAGGAAGGAGACAACTGTCGCTACTCCCATGACCTCTCCACGAGTCAGTCTGTCATGGTGTGCAGGTATTACCAGCGAGGATGCTGTGCTTACGGAGATCGCTGCAG ATATGAACATACCAAGCCACTGAAAGAGGAGGAAGTGACTGATTTGGATCCAGATGAAAAAATCTATCCCTCAGTATCCTCAGACTTCATGTTACTCCCTGAAACATTTGAAGAAATTATTGCTGAGATAGAAGATGAAAATGCAGATCTGGCAGCTGCAGGAGTAGGAGCTGAAGACTGGGTGAATGCTGTAGAGTTTGTCCCTGGGCAGCCATACTGTGGACGTG CTGCTCCTTCCTGTGCCGAAGCACCCTTGCAGGAATTGCAGGAAATGGTGATTGAGGAAGAATATGAAAAGCAGCAAGCAGATGTGGAGATAAAGAAAGAGCTGTGTCCCTACGCTGCAGTAGGAGAATGTCGTTATGGAGAAAACTGCGTGTATATCCATGGGGATGTGTGTGATATGTGTGGACTGCAGGTCTTGCATCCAATTGATGCTGCACAGAGATCCCAGCACATAAAG TCTTGCATTGAAGCTcacgagaaggacatggagcttTCATTTGCCGTCCAGCGTAGTAAAGACATGGTGTGCGGGATATGCATGGAGGTGGTGTATGAGAAAGCTAATCCTAGTGAGCGCCGCTTTGGGATCCTCTCCAACTGCAGCCACACTTACTGTCTCAAGTGCATCCGCAAGTGGAGGAGTGCTAAACAATTTGAGAGCAAGATTATAAA GTCCTGCCCAGAATGTCGGATCACATCTAACTTTGTCATTCCAAGTGAGTActgggtggaggagaaggaagagaagcagaaactcATTCAGAAATACAAGGAGGCAATGAG CAACAAGCCGTGCAGGTATTTTGATGAAGGCCGTGGAAGCTGTCCATTTGGAGGAAACTGTTTTTACAAGCATGCATATCCTGATGGCCGCCGAGAGGAGCCACAGAGACCCAAAGTGGGAACATCAAGTAGATACCGG GCCCAGCGGAGGAATCGGTTCTGGGAGTTCATTGAGGAGCGAGAGAACGGTGATCCGTTCGAGACCGATGAGGATGAGGTGGTGACCTTTGAGCTCGGTGAGATGTTGCTTATGCTGTTGGCAGCAGGAGGTGACGATGAGCTAACGGATTCCGAGGATGAGTGGGACTTGTTTCATGATGAGCTGGAAGATTATTACGACTTGGATCTATAG